Proteins co-encoded in one Sinobacterium norvegicum genomic window:
- the lptG gene encoding LPS export ABC transporter permease LptG — protein sequence MRHLQSYVGLTVFSAIVMVLLVILGLDALSAVIDNLQDMKGDFGFSEVLFYVLLTLPRKLTEYLPFAALVGCLAGLGSMANNSELVVMRAAGLSTGRLVWLVMRPTFVLIFAGMLITEYVAPPAEQYAETRKTIKQHGNQTFNLERGLWNRDGNEFMHFNVVQSGGVINGLKVFSFDQNRKLEQVMTARRATYQEEGFWVVEKARIDSVTDAKISRQKFPSYRWNSGLTPRMLEIVAINPDQLSITALWRAAQYRLEQGLDANSFMLEFWRKILTPLGTASLVLIGISFIFGPLREVTMGYRIFTGVIVGIVFRTTQDLLGPASLVFNFQPIYSVIVPIGICLAVGIVLLRRA from the coding sequence TTGAGGCATTTACAGAGCTATGTCGGGTTAACCGTCTTCAGTGCCATTGTAATGGTGTTACTGGTTATTTTAGGGCTCGATGCGCTTTCAGCTGTCATCGATAACTTACAGGACATGAAGGGCGACTTTGGCTTTAGTGAAGTGTTGTTTTATGTCTTGCTGACGCTGCCCCGTAAATTGACTGAGTATCTACCGTTTGCCGCTCTGGTTGGTTGTTTAGCAGGCCTTGGCAGCATGGCGAATAACAGCGAATTGGTGGTGATGCGAGCAGCGGGACTCTCAACGGGGCGCTTGGTATGGCTGGTCATGCGTCCGACGTTTGTGTTGATCTTTGCGGGCATGTTGATTACAGAATACGTGGCACCTCCGGCGGAGCAGTACGCCGAAACGCGCAAGACGATAAAGCAACATGGCAACCAGACGTTCAACCTTGAGAGGGGGCTGTGGAACCGTGACGGTAATGAATTTATGCACTTTAACGTGGTGCAGAGCGGTGGTGTAATTAACGGCTTGAAAGTGTTTAGCTTCGATCAAAACCGAAAGCTAGAACAGGTGATGACAGCCCGTCGTGCCACATACCAAGAAGAGGGTTTTTGGGTGGTTGAGAAGGCGAGAATTGACAGTGTCACCGATGCCAAAATCAGTCGCCAAAAGTTTCCAAGTTATCGCTGGAACAGCGGTTTAACGCCAAGAATGCTTGAAATCGTTGCAATCAACCCCGATCAGCTGTCGATTACCGCGCTTTGGCGGGCGGCACAATACCGCCTTGAACAGGGCCTTGATGCCAACTCTTTTATGCTGGAATTCTGGCGCAAAATATTAACACCGTTAGGGACTGCCAGTTTAGTGTTGATTGGTATTTCGTTTATTTTTGGACCACTGCGTGAGGTGACCATGGGTTACCGTATTTTCACCGGTGTCATTGTTGGTATTGTGTTCCGCACCACCCAAGATCTGTTAGGCCCTGCCAGCTTGGTCTTCAATTTTCAGCCGATCTATTCGGTTATCGTACCGATAGGAATTTGTTTGGCTGTTGGTATCGTGCTATTGCGGCGAGCTTAG
- the lptF gene encoding LPS export ABC transporter permease LptF, which produces MIAFRYLAKEVFVTMIAVTSAVLLIIMSARFVRYLAEAASGKIAGDVLFWIMFYRLPNFFELILPLGFFIGILLAYGRLYVESEMVVLSACGFSVNRLLAYTLIPAFFIAMVMSSISLYLSPAGTNMAKQIINDPKAKSGFGTLVPGRFQTMSGGRVSYVEGLHDKKSRMENVFVAEVIPKTKQSPQQVSLVFAEGGKVVEKEGYRYLELHNGYRYMMENKTLDYQQTGFDVYGARLDEQESSLEPSNELDGLPTSQLIGSDNLAYQATLQWRISLSILIPIVAIIALSLSKTDHRRGRYIKMLPAILIYLMYLVLLSAGRGAIEEGKLPPQYGLWVIHAGFLILGLLMLYFPGYWQRYKYGRNSRRGISS; this is translated from the coding sequence GTGATTGCGTTTAGATATTTAGCAAAAGAGGTTTTTGTCACAATGATCGCGGTGACTTCTGCAGTCCTGTTGATCATTATGAGTGCCCGTTTTGTCCGTTATTTGGCCGAGGCTGCCAGTGGCAAGATTGCCGGTGATGTGCTGTTCTGGATTATGTTCTATCGGCTGCCCAATTTCTTCGAGTTGATTTTACCACTGGGTTTCTTTATTGGTATTTTGCTGGCTTATGGCCGCTTATATGTCGAGAGTGAGATGGTGGTGTTATCCGCCTGCGGCTTCAGCGTTAACCGGCTATTGGCTTATACACTGATCCCCGCCTTCTTTATAGCCATGGTGATGTCGAGTATCAGTCTGTACCTCAGCCCGGCAGGCACCAATATGGCCAAGCAAATCATCAACGATCCGAAGGCAAAAAGTGGTTTTGGTACACTGGTGCCCGGGCGTTTTCAAACGATGAGTGGCGGACGTGTCAGTTATGTCGAAGGCCTGCACGATAAAAAAAGTAGAATGGAGAACGTCTTCGTCGCCGAGGTAATCCCCAAGACTAAGCAGTCACCACAGCAGGTGTCGCTGGTGTTTGCCGAGGGGGGTAAGGTAGTTGAAAAAGAGGGTTACCGTTATCTGGAGCTGCATAACGGTTACCGGTATATGATGGAAAATAAGACGCTCGACTATCAACAAACAGGCTTCGATGTTTACGGTGCTCGACTCGATGAGCAAGAGAGCAGCTTAGAGCCGTCGAATGAGTTGGATGGACTGCCAACCAGTCAGTTGATTGGCTCAGATAACCTGGCCTATCAAGCCACGCTTCAGTGGCGAATATCACTGTCTATTCTGATCCCCATTGTGGCGATTATCGCGCTCAGCTTGAGTAAGACGGATCATCGTCGTGGACGCTACATTAAGATGCTGCCGGCAATTTTGATTTACTTGATGTATTTAGTCTTGCTCAGTGCCGGTCGCGGCGCCATAGAGGAGGGCAAGCTACCTCCGCAGTATGGTTTGTGGGTTATACATGCTGGCTTCTTAATCTTGGGTTTGCTGATGTTGTATTTCCCCGGATACTGGCAGCGTTATAAATATGGTCGCAATAGTCGTCGAGGGATCTCCTCTTGA
- a CDS encoding leucyl aminopeptidase, giving the protein MQFKAKQIADITSCKTGCLAINVSDSKKLSGNAQIIDKATNGLIGKLIKQQDFTAALGNTLLVHSPSGITADRLLLVGFGNEKSMSAAQQRQAIRSAASAIASSNAADVTVCWQSANDLATDAQQLAIEIIRQQYRYTDKVSTPKPASAVKKVFVASDKGKQTTAVNKALNNGQAIANGINSCRKLGDLPGNICTPSYLASEAKALAKKHPKLTTKILSEKQMKDLGMGSLLSVSAGSDEPAQLIVMEYKNSTSKQAPIALVGKGITFDSGGISLKPGAGMDEMKYDMCGAASVFGTVSAIAEMGLNTHVVAVVAASENMPNGHATKPGDVVTSMSGKTIEVLNTDAEGRLVLCDALSYVQRFKPRSIIDIATLTGACVIALGRHNSGLFANDEALAQQLLSAADTTGDKAWRLPISDDYSEQLKSNFADLANIGGREAGSVTAACFLSQFVEGQAWAHIDIAGSAWNSGANKGATGRPVQLLSQYIIDQG; this is encoded by the coding sequence ATGCAATTTAAGGCCAAACAAATAGCTGATATTACCAGCTGCAAAACAGGCTGCCTGGCCATCAATGTCAGCGACAGTAAAAAGCTGAGCGGCAATGCTCAAATCATCGACAAGGCGACGAACGGCCTGATTGGCAAATTGATCAAGCAGCAAGATTTCACCGCCGCACTGGGTAACACCTTACTGGTTCACAGCCCCAGCGGCATCACAGCCGACCGCCTACTCCTAGTCGGCTTTGGCAACGAAAAGTCGATGTCAGCCGCCCAGCAGCGCCAGGCTATTAGAAGCGCCGCCAGCGCCATCGCCAGCAGCAACGCTGCCGATGTCACTGTTTGCTGGCAATCTGCCAACGACCTCGCCACCGACGCCCAGCAACTGGCGATCGAAATTATTCGCCAACAGTATCGCTATACCGACAAAGTCAGCACGCCTAAGCCCGCCTCCGCCGTTAAAAAAGTTTTTGTAGCCAGCGACAAAGGCAAACAGACGACCGCCGTCAACAAAGCATTAAATAACGGTCAAGCGATTGCCAACGGCATCAATAGCTGCCGCAAACTGGGCGACCTGCCCGGCAACATTTGCACCCCCAGCTATCTCGCCAGCGAAGCCAAGGCGCTCGCCAAGAAGCACCCCAAGCTGACAACCAAGATTCTCTCCGAAAAGCAGATGAAAGATCTCGGCATGGGCTCACTGCTCTCTGTCAGCGCCGGCAGCGACGAACCTGCACAGCTAATCGTGATGGAGTATAAGAACAGCACATCAAAGCAGGCGCCCATCGCCCTTGTCGGCAAAGGCATCACCTTCGATTCCGGTGGTATCAGCCTCAAACCAGGCGCAGGCATGGATGAGATGAAATACGATATGTGTGGCGCCGCCAGTGTCTTTGGCACGGTTTCAGCGATCGCTGAAATGGGTCTTAACACCCACGTTGTCGCTGTTGTTGCCGCCAGTGAAAACATGCCCAATGGCCACGCCACCAAGCCGGGTGATGTCGTCACCAGCATGTCGGGCAAAACCATTGAAGTACTCAATACTGATGCCGAAGGCCGCTTGGTATTATGTGATGCGCTGAGTTATGTACAGCGTTTCAAGCCTCGTTCAATCATCGACATCGCGACACTGACTGGTGCCTGCGTCATCGCCCTGGGCCGTCACAACAGTGGCCTATTTGCCAACGACGAAGCCCTGGCCCAACAGCTACTCAGCGCCGCCGATACAACTGGCGATAAAGCTTGGCGCTTGCCGATCAGCGACGATTACAGTGAGCAGCTAAAGAGTAACTTTGCCGACCTTGCCAATATTGGCGGCCGCGAAGCGGGCTCTGTCACGGCTGCCTGCTTTCTTTCACAGTTTGTGGAAGGCCAGGCCTGGGCTCACATCGATATTGCTGGCAGTGCCTGGAATAGCGGTGCCAATAAGGGCGCAACGGGTCGCCCTGTACAGCTGCTAAGCCAGTACATCATCGACCAAGGCTAA
- a CDS encoding DNA polymerase III subunit chi has translation MTNAFFYLMASDNDLQRLKYACTLAEKSYKKGKTVFIHSANEQQSQHLDNLLWSVRDNSFIPHQLQTHEPDNNSPIVIGHQQPSSDRYQVMINLSSAPANADQFEWVLEVVNKQPSITELSRTNWRHYQQLGITPSSKNC, from the coding sequence ATGACCAATGCTTTCTTTTATTTGATGGCCTCCGACAACGATTTACAACGCCTGAAATACGCCTGCACACTGGCTGAGAAATCTTATAAGAAAGGTAAAACAGTCTTTATTCATAGTGCCAACGAACAACAGAGCCAACACCTAGACAATCTGCTTTGGTCGGTTCGTGACAACAGCTTTATCCCGCATCAGCTACAAACCCATGAGCCGGATAACAACAGCCCCATTGTCATTGGCCACCAGCAGCCAAGCAGCGACCGCTATCAAGTAATGATTAATCTCAGCAGCGCACCGGCCAATGCAGACCAGTTTGAATGGGTGCTGGAGGTTGTTAACAAGCAGCCCTCAATCACCGAACTCAGCCGCACCAATTGGCGCCATTACCAACAGCTGGGCATCACCCCCAGCAGCAAGAACTGCTGA
- a CDS encoding valine--tRNA ligase, with the protein MDKTYQPNAIEQQWYKTWEEQGYFRPQGGEEAFSIMIPPPNVTGSLHMGHAFQQTIMDALTRYHRMSGKNTLWQVGTDHAGIATQMVVERKLAAEENKTRHQLGRDAFTDKIWQWKEESGDTITRQMRRLGNSVDWDSEAFTMDEGFYKAVQEVFVRLYDDKLVYRGKRLVNWDPKLHTAISDLEVENKDEKGFMWHFRYPLADGVTTADGKDYLVAATTRPETMLGDTAVAVNAKDERYNALVGKEVMLPLVNRRIIIVADDHADMDKGTGCVKITPAHDFNDYQVGQRATLPMINIFDKNAAILADPEIYTHEGKDCQQVTASIPAQYAGLDRYDARKAIVADIDALGLLEEVKDHDLTVPRGDRSGLVIEPLLTDQWFVDAKTLAKPAVDAVTNGDIKFVPQQYENMYFSWMNNIQDWCISRQLWWGHRIPAWYDDAGNTYVARNEEEARSKYQLADDVTLNQDVDVLDTWFSSALWTFATQGWPENTERLKTFHPSDVLVTGFDIIFFWVARMIMMTMHFTKDENGKPQVPFKTVYVTGLIRDDHGDKMSKSKGNVIDPLDMIDGIELDTLLEKRTGNMMQPQLAEKIAKSTKQQFPEGITAHGTDALRFTLASLASTGRDINWDMKRLEGNRNFANKIWNATRYVLMHTEEQNCGVNNEAVELTVADRWIISRLQKVEADIERYYANYRFDLMAQGLFEFVKNEYCDWYLELSKPVLWDDNASEEKKRGTRRTLILVLEAILRLLHPLMPFLTEEIWQKIAPIANIQGDSIMLAPFPVCDDGKIDEQAEIDIEWVKGVIVGVRNIRGEMNISPNKPLSILLKNGNADDKARLANNQQFLMSLAKLEAITWLEPDDEAPMSATSLVGDMELLIPMSDLIDKDAEAARLNREIEKQAKELGKISGKLNNPKFVDKAPEAVVEKERKKLNELQTAVTKLEEQLAKINSL; encoded by the coding sequence ATGGATAAAACATACCAGCCCAACGCTATCGAACAACAATGGTATAAGACCTGGGAAGAGCAGGGATATTTTCGCCCACAGGGCGGTGAAGAAGCCTTCTCTATCATGATACCACCACCCAATGTCACCGGCAGCCTTCACATGGGCCACGCATTTCAGCAAACCATTATGGATGCGCTGACTCGCTACCACCGCATGAGCGGTAAGAATACGCTGTGGCAGGTAGGTACCGACCACGCCGGTATTGCCACCCAAATGGTGGTCGAGCGCAAACTGGCCGCGGAAGAAAACAAAACCCGCCACCAACTGGGGCGCGACGCCTTTACCGATAAAATTTGGCAGTGGAAGGAAGAGTCAGGCGATACCATTACCCGCCAAATGCGTCGCCTGGGCAACTCTGTCGACTGGGATAGCGAAGCCTTTACCATGGATGAAGGCTTTTACAAGGCCGTACAGGAAGTCTTTGTTCGCCTGTATGACGACAAATTGGTTTATCGCGGCAAACGCTTGGTCAACTGGGACCCTAAGCTTCACACTGCGATCAGCGATCTGGAAGTTGAAAACAAAGACGAGAAAGGCTTTATGTGGCACTTCCGCTATCCGCTGGCTGATGGCGTCACCACTGCAGACGGCAAGGATTATCTGGTAGCTGCCACCACCCGCCCGGAAACCATGCTGGGTGATACCGCCGTCGCTGTTAACGCCAAAGATGAACGCTACAACGCACTGGTCGGCAAGGAAGTCATGCTTCCTCTGGTTAACCGCCGTATCATCATTGTTGCCGATGACCATGCTGACATGGATAAAGGCACCGGTTGTGTAAAAATCACGCCGGCCCACGACTTTAACGATTACCAGGTTGGCCAACGCGCAACACTGCCGATGATCAATATCTTCGACAAAAACGCCGCCATTTTAGCCGATCCTGAAATCTACACCCACGAAGGCAAAGACTGCCAGCAAGTGACCGCCTCTATACCTGCACAGTACGCCGGCCTTGACCGCTACGATGCGCGCAAGGCCATTGTGGCCGACATCGATGCCCTCGGCCTGCTCGAAGAAGTCAAAGATCACGACCTTACCGTGCCACGTGGCGACCGCTCCGGCCTCGTCATCGAGCCACTGCTAACCGATCAGTGGTTTGTCGACGCCAAGACGCTGGCCAAGCCAGCCGTTGACGCCGTCACCAACGGTGATATCAAATTTGTACCCCAGCAATACGAAAACATGTATTTCTCTTGGATGAACAATATTCAAGACTGGTGTATTTCTCGACAGCTCTGGTGGGGTCACCGCATACCCGCTTGGTATGATGATGCCGGCAACACCTATGTTGCCCGTAATGAAGAAGAAGCGCGCAGCAAATACCAGCTTGCTGACGATGTTACACTCAACCAAGATGTCGATGTACTCGACACTTGGTTCAGCTCAGCGCTGTGGACCTTTGCCACCCAAGGCTGGCCTGAGAATACCGAGCGCTTAAAAACCTTTCACCCGTCAGATGTGCTAGTCACCGGCTTTGACATCATCTTCTTCTGGGTAGCCAGAATGATTATGATGACCATGCATTTCACCAAAGACGAAAACGGCAAACCACAGGTACCCTTTAAGACAGTCTACGTTACCGGTCTGATTCGTGATGACCATGGTGACAAGATGTCCAAATCCAAGGGTAATGTTATCGACCCCCTCGATATGATCGACGGCATTGAGCTCGATACGCTACTTGAGAAACGTACCGGCAATATGATGCAGCCACAACTGGCCGAGAAAATCGCGAAATCAACCAAGCAACAGTTCCCTGAAGGCATTACTGCCCACGGCACCGATGCACTGCGCTTCACCCTGGCCTCACTCGCCTCCACCGGTCGTGACATCAACTGGGATATGAAACGCCTTGAGGGCAACCGTAACTTCGCCAACAAGATCTGGAATGCCACCCGCTATGTACTGATGCATACCGAGGAGCAGAACTGTGGCGTCAACAACGAAGCCGTCGAACTGACCGTTGCCGACCGCTGGATTATCTCAAGGCTGCAAAAAGTCGAGGCTGATATTGAGCGTTATTACGCTAACTACCGCTTTGACTTAATGGCACAAGGCCTGTTCGAATTTGTTAAGAATGAATACTGCGATTGGTATTTAGAATTATCCAAGCCAGTGCTATGGGATGACAATGCCAGCGAAGAGAAAAAGCGTGGCACACGCAGAACATTAATCCTCGTGTTAGAAGCCATCCTGCGACTATTACACCCACTGATGCCCTTCCTAACGGAAGAAATCTGGCAGAAAATTGCGCCTATCGCAAATATTCAGGGCGACAGCATCATGCTGGCACCCTTCCCTGTGTGCGATGACGGCAAGATTGACGAGCAGGCTGAGATCGACATCGAATGGGTCAAAGGCGTTATTGTTGGCGTCAGAAACATTCGTGGCGAGATGAATATCTCTCCGAACAAACCGCTGTCTATCCTACTTAAGAATGGTAACGCTGACGATAAGGCGCGCCTAGCCAACAACCAACAGTTCCTGATGTCACTGGCCAAGCTTGAAGCAATAACTTGGCTTGAGCCCGATGACGAAGCCCCGATGTCCGCCACCTCTCTGGTTGGTGACATGGAGCTACTCATTCCAATGAGCGACTTAATTGACAAGGATGCCGAAGCAGCCCGTCTAAACCGCGAGATTGAGAAGCAAGCAAAAGAGTTAGGCAAGATTTCTGGCAAACTTAATAACCCTAAATTTGTTGACAAAGCCCCTGAGGCCGTAGTAGAAAAAGAACGTAAGAAGTTGAATGAGCTGCAGACAGCGGTAACCAAGCTGGAAGAACAGCTCGCCAAAATCAACTCACTTTAG
- a CDS encoding cold-shock protein, whose product MTDRVTGTVKWFNDAKGFGFIQQGESEQDIFVHFRSIQGEGYRSLNQGQEVEFELQQGPKGLQAEEVSKL is encoded by the coding sequence ATGACGGATCGCGTAACCGGCACGGTCAAGTGGTTTAATGATGCCAAAGGTTTTGGATTCATCCAGCAGGGCGAGTCAGAGCAGGATATTTTTGTCCATTTTCGCTCCATCCAAGGTGAGGGCTACCGCAGCCTTAATCAAGGACAAGAGGTTGAGTTCGAGCTTCAGCAAGGACCCAAAGGCTTGCAAGCCGAAGAGGTAAGCAAACTCTGA